The following are encoded together in the Bacillus rossius redtenbacheri isolate Brsri chromosome 9 unlocalized genomic scaffold, Brsri_v3 Brsri_v3_scf9_1, whole genome shotgun sequence genome:
- the LOC134542549 gene encoding probable serine/threonine-protein kinase clkA, whose product MAVTCGALLVSLVLALGASAQHYNDYTTPVPILKQINRHNEDGSYSYGYEGADGSFKIETKHATGEVYGKYGYVDDTGSVREVEYGASRRGFEPAGQGINVPPPTLQNNYVSGNAYGNDYDDGQYHEDPSVYFKDEKYNSRPRPQQQYNPPAHNNYNSHNPPAHNNYNSYSPPAHNNYNSYSPPAHNNYNSYSPPAHNNYNSYSPPAHNNYNSYRPPPAHVDHNLFRGHPAKKFDVSSGSYSLEYTG is encoded by the exons ATGGCTGTGACTTGTGGAGCG TTGTTGGTGAGCCTCGTGCTGGCGCTGGGAGCGAGTGCACAACACTACAACGACTACACGACGCCTGTGCCCATCCTCAAGCAGATCAACAGGCACAATGAGGACGGCTCCTATAGCTACGGCTACGAGGGCGCTGATGGCTCCTTCAAGATAGAGACGAAGCATGCCACAGGCGAG GTGTACGGCAAGTACGGCTACGTGGACGACACGGGCTCCGTGCGAGAGGTGGAGTACGGCGCGTCTCGCCGGGGCTTCGAGCCAGCCGGCCAGGGCATCAACGTGCCGCCGCCCACTCTGCAGAACAACTACGTGAGCGGCAACGCCTACGGCAACGACTACGACGATGGCCAGTACCACGAGGACCCGAGTGTGTACTTCAAGGACGAGAAGTACAACAGTCGCCCACGTCCCCAGCAGCAGTACAACCCTCCGGCCCACAACAACTACAACAGCCACAACCCTCCAGCCCATAACAACTACAATAGCTACAGTCCTCCCGCCCACAACAACTACAACAGCTACAGTCCTCCCGCCCACAACAACTACAACAGCTACAGTCCCCCAGCCCACAACAACTACAACAGCTACAGTCCTCCGGCCCACAACAACTACAACAGCTACAGGCCTCCCCCGGCGCATGTTGACCACAACCTCTTCAGAGGCCATCCTGCCAAGAAGTTTGACGTCAGCAGTGGCTCCTACAGCCTGGAGTACACTGGCTGA